A single region of the Cronobacter condimenti 1330 genome encodes:
- a CDS encoding outer membrane usher protein: MARLHNKQATMSKLVMPSALALCICACLRTPAMAADDIQFNTDVLDVKDKQNIDLSRFSKRGYIMPGTYDFKIKINQNELEEQSVNVFAAENDKSQSIVCFTPEQVKKFGFKEKFLPQFKSWHNGECIDVTALNGVEVTPDLGSNTLTLNVPQAYLEYTSDDWVPPSMWDDGIPGVLADYNVNAQARHNEGRHGGDDNSVSGNGTVGFNAGPWRARADWQANYDNHDENSGGQKKWTWSRFQMYRALPKMGAKLTVGEDYMNSDMFDSVRFTGASLVSDDNMLPPNLRGYAPQVTGVAKTNAKVTISQQGRVVYETQVAAGPFAIQDLNNSVSGALDVRVQEQDGSVQEYKVNTASIPYLTRPGSVRYKMYAGRPSTYDHKSEGNGFGSGEFSWGISNGWSLYGGLVASRNYLATALGVGRDLMALGALAFDITRSSATLNNGDDRHGQSYRVSYSKRFDETGSQVTFAGYRFSEKDFMSFNDYLNHSADNGDFMQSKEMYTVTFNQQFESLGLSAYLNYSHQTYWNNPAEDRYSLSLSRYFDIGKWKNISASLTAYRNKFNGEKDDGMYMSLSVPMGDSGTLGLNSSYSADANSHNLSYYNRLDNGDNYRLAAGGSNDGGNLSGYYDHLGNLAEVSGNVDYQHSQYSSAGLSLRGGMTATAKGAALHRTNVMGGTRVLLDTGDAADIPVQGYAGATTTNHFGKAVVTDVSNYSKNSLSIDINRLPENAEASASVVQATLTEGAIGYRKFNVISGLKAMAILRLADGTFPPFGASVRNEENQEVGIVNDDGQAYLSGLKPGHKLQVSWNGETQCAVTVPENLQGTSENGNLLLPCR; the protein is encoded by the coding sequence ATGGCCAGACTACATAATAAACAAGCCACCATGTCGAAACTGGTGATGCCATCAGCATTGGCTTTATGCATCTGCGCGTGTTTACGGACTCCCGCGATGGCGGCGGATGATATCCAGTTTAATACTGATGTATTAGACGTAAAAGATAAGCAAAATATCGATCTGAGTCGTTTCTCAAAGCGCGGCTATATTATGCCGGGCACTTACGATTTTAAAATAAAAATAAATCAAAACGAACTGGAAGAACAATCGGTCAATGTGTTTGCTGCCGAAAATGATAAAAGCCAGTCGATAGTTTGTTTTACGCCGGAGCAGGTAAAAAAATTCGGTTTTAAAGAAAAATTTTTGCCGCAGTTTAAAAGCTGGCATAACGGCGAGTGTATAGACGTGACGGCGTTGAACGGTGTGGAAGTCACGCCGGATCTCGGCAGCAACACGCTCACGTTAAACGTGCCGCAGGCATACCTGGAATATACGTCAGACGACTGGGTGCCGCCGTCCATGTGGGATGACGGTATACCGGGTGTGCTGGCGGATTACAACGTCAACGCACAAGCACGTCATAACGAAGGACGTCATGGCGGTGACGATAATTCGGTTTCCGGTAATGGTACGGTCGGTTTTAACGCGGGTCCATGGCGCGCGCGCGCGGACTGGCAAGCCAATTATGATAATCATGATGAGAATAGCGGTGGCCAGAAAAAGTGGACATGGAGCCGCTTTCAGATGTATCGCGCGCTGCCAAAAATGGGCGCGAAGCTGACTGTCGGCGAAGACTACATGAATTCCGACATGTTCGACAGCGTGCGCTTCACCGGGGCAAGTCTGGTGTCGGACGATAATATGCTGCCACCAAACCTGCGTGGTTATGCGCCGCAGGTCACGGGTGTTGCGAAAACTAACGCCAAAGTGACGATTTCGCAGCAGGGCCGCGTAGTTTATGAAACACAGGTCGCGGCGGGGCCGTTTGCGATTCAGGATTTGAATAACTCAGTATCTGGCGCACTGGATGTACGCGTTCAGGAACAGGACGGTTCGGTGCAGGAATATAAGGTGAATACCGCTTCGATCCCTTACCTGACGCGCCCGGGTAGCGTGCGTTACAAAATGTATGCCGGTCGACCAAGCACGTACGATCACAAAAGCGAAGGCAACGGTTTTGGTTCTGGTGAATTTTCCTGGGGGATCAGTAACGGCTGGTCTCTCTATGGTGGTCTGGTGGCGAGCCGTAATTATCTCGCAACGGCGTTGGGTGTAGGTCGTGACCTTATGGCGCTGGGCGCGCTGGCATTCGACATCACTCGTTCCAGCGCGACGCTAAATAATGGCGACGATCGTCATGGTCAGTCTTACCGCGTGAGTTATTCGAAACGGTTCGATGAAACCGGAAGCCAGGTGACGTTCGCAGGCTATCGATTCTCTGAAAAAGACTTTATGAGCTTTAACGATTATCTGAATCACAGCGCAGATAATGGCGATTTTATGCAAAGCAAGGAGATGTATACCGTCACCTTCAACCAGCAGTTTGAAAGTCTGGGGCTGAGCGCGTACCTGAACTATTCGCATCAGACCTACTGGAATAATCCGGCGGAAGATCGCTACAGCCTGTCGCTGTCCCGGTATTTTGACATCGGTAAATGGAAAAACATTAGCGCGTCACTGACGGCGTACCGTAACAAATTTAATGGTGAGAAAGACGATGGAATGTATATGTCGCTTTCTGTACCGATGGGCGATTCCGGCACGCTTGGACTCAACTCGTCATATAGCGCTGATGCCAATAGCCATAACCTGAGCTACTACAACCGTCTCGACAATGGCGACAACTATCGCCTTGCCGCAGGCGGCAGCAATGACGGTGGCAACCTGAGCGGCTATTACGATCATCTGGGCAATTTGGCAGAAGTGAGCGGGAATGTTGACTATCAGCACAGCCAGTACAGCTCGGCAGGTCTGTCGCTTCGCGGCGGCATGACGGCCACGGCCAAAGGCGCGGCGTTGCATCGCACCAATGTGATGGGCGGAACGCGCGTATTGCTGGATACCGGCGATGCGGCGGACATTCCAGTACAGGGCTATGCCGGTGCAACCACGACCAACCATTTTGGTAAAGCCGTGGTGACAGATGTCAGTAATTACAGCAAAAACAGCCTGAGTATTGATATCAACCGACTGCCGGAGAATGCCGAGGCGTCTGCCTCTGTCGTGCAGGCGACGCTGACCGAAGGGGCGATAGGGTATCGTAAATTTAACGTTATTTCCGGGCTTAAGGCGATGGCCATACTTCGTCTGGCAGACGGTACCTTCCCGCCATTTGGTGCCAGCGTGCGTAACGAGGAAAACCAGGAGGTGGGCATCGTCAACGACGATGGCCAGGCGTACCTGAGCGGCCTTAAGCCGGGCCACAAATTACAGGTGAGCTGGAACGGTGAAACGCAATGCGCGGTCACGGTGCCGGAAAATCTGCAAGGAACGAGCGAGAACGGAAATCTGCTACTGCCGTGCCGTTAA
- the tamB gene encoding autotransporter assembly complex protein TamB produces the protein MSRVRKISLAVLAVVVLLIATVGFLVGTTSGLHLLFNAANRWVPGLDIGHVTGGWRDLTIKSLRYQQPGVDVNAGEIHLSVKLACLRDSSLCVNDFSLKDINVVVDTKKMPPAAKVEEEESGPLDLSTPYPVALSRVALHNVNIKIDDTLVSVMDFSSGLAWESRNLTLKPTSLQGLLIALPKAAEVAQEEVVEPKVNNPQSQEKPLGETLRDLFSKPVLPEMADVHLPLNLTVENFHGEQLRLTGDTDITVSNLLVKISSVDGVTRLDTLDIDSNQGTVNATGRAELRNNWPVDITLNSTLNVEPLKGEKVKLKVGGALREQLEFGVNLSGPVDVVLRGQTKLAEAGLPLNLDITSEQLYWPLTGPRQYQADDLKLKLTGKMTDYALSFRTAVKGDQVPPATITLDGKGNEQQINIDKLDVAALEGHTTLTALLDWQQAISWRGELALKGINTAKQYPEWPSKLDGLMKLRGSLYGGTWQLDVPELKLAGNVKQNKVNVEGKLKGNSYLQWTIPGLHLELGRNKADVKGDLGVKDLALDATIDAPALDNALPGLGGTAKGLVKIRGNVEAPELNADVTARNLRWQALSIAQVRLLGDIKSTDQIGGTLNLRVERLTQADLNLRLITLEAKGNEKSHQMALRVQGEPVSGQLDLRGSFDRQAMRWRGEIDNTRFATPVGPWTLNRALTLDYRGQEQKIAIGPHCWRNPNAELCVPQTIDAGASGRAQVNLNRFDLAMIKPFMPEETQASGLFTGKADVSWDTTKEGLPQGQVQLAGRGVRVTQLVNGNPLLVAFDTLNLNAELRNNRARLNWLIRLANNGQFDGDIQVADPQERRTLSGNVNIRNFSLAIANPVFSRGEKAAGILSANLRLGGNARQPQLFGQMQLNGVDIEGNFMPFDMQPSQLAMNFNGMSSTLQGVVRTKQGEIALNGNADWSQLDNWRARVAARGSRVRVTVPPMVRLDVSPDVVLEATPSLITLDGRVDVPWARIVVQDLPESAVGVSSDEVLLDENLKPEEAQRASIPINSNLIVHVGNNVRIAAFGLKARLTGDLKVAQDKQGLGLNGQINIPEGRFHAYGQDLLVRKGELLFSGPPDRPLLNIEAIRNPEATENDVIAGVRVTGETDEPKVEVFSDPAMSQQEALSYLLRGQGLESGQSDSDAMTSMLIGLGVAQSGQVVGKIGETFGVSNLALDTEGVGDSSQVVVSGYVLPGLQVKYGVGIFDSLATLTLRYRLMPKLYLEAVSGVDQALDVLYQFEF, from the coding sequence ATGAGTCGTGTAAGAAAGATCAGCCTCGCCGTACTGGCCGTTGTCGTGCTGCTTATTGCAACCGTAGGGTTTCTGGTGGGCACGACATCAGGTTTGCATCTGCTTTTCAATGCCGCCAACCGCTGGGTGCCTGGGCTTGATATCGGCCACGTCACCGGCGGCTGGCGTGATTTGACGATTAAATCGCTGCGCTACCAGCAGCCTGGCGTTGATGTTAACGCGGGCGAAATTCACCTTTCCGTTAAGCTTGCATGCCTTCGTGACAGCAGCCTGTGCGTGAATGATTTTTCACTGAAAGATATCAACGTGGTGGTGGATACCAAAAAAATGCCGCCTGCCGCGAAAGTGGAAGAAGAAGAGAGCGGGCCGCTCGATCTCTCGACGCCATACCCGGTGGCGCTAAGCCGGGTGGCGCTGCACAACGTGAATATTAAAATCGACGACACGCTAGTGTCAGTGATGGATTTCAGTTCAGGACTCGCCTGGGAGAGCCGCAACCTGACGCTGAAGCCAACGTCATTGCAGGGATTGCTGATTGCCCTGCCTAAGGCGGCGGAAGTCGCGCAGGAAGAAGTGGTGGAGCCGAAGGTCAACAACCCGCAGTCGCAGGAGAAGCCACTTGGCGAGACGCTGCGCGACCTCTTCTCGAAACCGGTGCTGCCGGAAATGGCCGATGTGCATCTGCCGCTCAACCTGACGGTAGAAAATTTTCATGGCGAACAGCTACGGCTGACCGGCGATACCGATATCACCGTGAGCAATCTGCTGGTAAAAATCAGCAGCGTCGATGGGGTAACCAGACTCGACACGCTGGATATTGATTCAAACCAGGGCACCGTGAACGCAACCGGTCGCGCGGAACTGCGCAACAACTGGCCGGTTGATATCACGCTTAACAGTACGCTAAACGTAGAGCCGCTGAAGGGTGAGAAGGTGAAACTCAAAGTGGGCGGCGCGCTGCGTGAGCAACTGGAGTTTGGCGTTAATCTTTCCGGCCCGGTAGATGTGGTGCTGCGTGGGCAGACGAAGCTTGCCGAAGCCGGGCTGCCGCTGAATCTCGATATCACAAGTGAACAGCTTTACTGGCCGCTCACCGGGCCGCGCCAGTATCAGGCTGATGATCTGAAGCTCAAGTTAACCGGCAAGATGACCGACTACGCGCTGTCGTTCCGCACGGCGGTGAAGGGCGATCAGGTGCCGCCTGCCACCATCACGCTTGACGGCAAGGGCAATGAGCAGCAGATCAACATCGATAAGCTTGATGTGGCCGCGCTGGAAGGGCATACCACGCTGACGGCGCTGCTCGACTGGCAGCAGGCCATTAGCTGGCGCGGCGAACTGGCGCTTAAAGGCATTAACACAGCGAAACAGTACCCGGAATGGCCATCAAAGCTGGACGGGCTGATGAAGCTTCGTGGGAGCCTTTACGGCGGCACGTGGCAGCTTGATGTGCCAGAGCTTAAGCTCGCGGGCAACGTTAAGCAGAACAAGGTGAACGTTGAGGGCAAGCTTAAGGGCAACAGCTATCTTCAGTGGACGATCCCCGGCCTGCATCTGGAGCTTGGACGCAACAAAGCCGACGTGAAAGGCGATCTGGGCGTGAAGGACCTGGCGCTTGACGCGACGATTGACGCTCCGGCGCTCGATAACGCGTTGCCGGGGCTCGGCGGGACGGCGAAAGGGCTGGTGAAAATCCGCGGTAACGTGGAGGCACCGGAGCTTAACGCGGATGTCACCGCCCGTAACCTGCGCTGGCAGGCGCTTTCCATCGCCCAGGTGCGCCTGCTCGGCGATATAAAATCGACCGATCAGATAGGTGGCACGCTGAACCTGCGCGTTGAGCGGCTCACGCAGGCGGATCTCAATCTGCGCTTGATCACGCTTGAGGCGAAAGGCAACGAGAAGTCACACCAGATGGCGCTGCGTGTACAGGGCGAGCCGGTTTCCGGCCAGCTTGATCTGCGCGGCAGTTTTGACAGGCAGGCGATGCGCTGGCGCGGCGAGATAGACAACACTCGCTTCGCCACACCGGTCGGCCCATGGACGCTGAACCGCGCACTGACGTTGGATTATCGCGGCCAGGAGCAGAAAATCGCCATCGGCCCGCACTGCTGGCGCAACCCAAACGCCGAACTTTGCGTGCCGCAAACGATCGACGCGGGCGCCAGCGGGCGGGCGCAGGTCAATCTGAACCGCTTTGATCTGGCGATGATTAAACCCTTTATGCCCGAAGAGACGCAGGCGAGCGGGCTCTTTACAGGCAAAGCGGATGTTAGCTGGGATACGACGAAAGAAGGTCTGCCGCAGGGACAAGTACAGCTGGCCGGGCGCGGCGTGCGCGTGACGCAACTGGTCAACGGCAACCCGTTGCTGGTGGCGTTCGACACGCTGAACCTGAACGCAGAGCTTCGTAATAACCGTGCGCGGCTCAACTGGCTGATTCGTCTGGCCAATAACGGCCAGTTTGACGGCGATATTCAGGTGGCGGACCCGCAGGAACGCCGCACACTTTCCGGCAACGTGAATATTCGCAATTTCTCGCTGGCGATAGCCAACCCGGTCTTTTCGCGCGGCGAGAAAGCGGCGGGTATTCTGAGCGCGAATCTGCGCCTTGGCGGCAACGCCCGCCAGCCTCAGCTATTCGGGCAAATGCAGCTTAACGGTGTTGATATCGAAGGCAACTTTATGCCGTTCGACATGCAGCCGAGCCAGCTGGCAATGAATTTCAACGGAATGAGTTCAACACTCCAGGGCGTGGTGCGCACGAAACAGGGCGAAATCGCACTTAACGGCAACGCGGACTGGAGCCAGCTTGATAACTGGCGCGCCCGCGTCGCCGCACGTGGCAGCCGGGTGCGGGTCACCGTGCCGCCGATGGTGCGGCTCGACGTGTCGCCAGATGTGGTGCTGGAAGCCACCCCGAGCCTCATTACGCTTGATGGGCGTGTCGATGTGCCGTGGGCGCGCATTGTGGTGCAAGACCTGCCAGAAAGCGCGGTGGGCGTCTCCAGCGATGAAGTTCTGCTCGATGAAAATCTGAAACCGGAAGAAGCGCAGCGCGCGTCGATCCCAATTAATAGTAATCTTATCGTTCATGTTGGGAACAATGTGCGGATAGCTGCTTTTGGGCTGAAGGCGCGCCTGACTGGCGATCTAAAAGTTGCGCAGGATAAACAGGGGCTGGGCCTGAACGGGCAAATCAATATTCCGGAAGGGCGTTTTCACGCCTACGGTCAGGATCTGCTGGTACGTAAAGGTGAGCTGCTGTTCTCCGGCCCGCCTGACAGACCGCTGCTTAATATCGAGGCGATCCGCAATCCTGAGGCAACCGAGAACGACGTAATTGCCGGCGTCCGTGTGACTGGCGAGACGGATGAGCCGAAAGTTGAGGTCTTCTCTGACCCGGCGATGTCGCAGCAGGAGGCGCTCTCTTATCTCCTGCGTGGGCAGGGTCTGGAGAGTGGTCAGAGCGACAGCGATGCGATGACCTCAATGCTTATTGGTCTGGGGGTTGCACAAAGTGGTCAGGTTGTGGGTAAAATCGGCGAGACGTTTGGCGTAAGCAATCTGGCGCTGGACACCGAAGGGGTAGGGGATTCTTCCCAGGTGGTGGTCAGTGGCTATGTACTGCCGGGTCTCCAGGTGAAATACGGCGTGGGCATTTTTGACTCGCTGGCGACGCTCACGCTAAGGTATCGCCTGATGCCTAAGCTATATCTGGAAGCGGTGTCTGGCGTAGATCAGGCACTTGATGTGCTCTATCAGTTTGAGTTTTAG
- a CDS encoding fimbria/pilus periplasmic chaperone: protein MLTMNKTVFAAALTLTSIIASQQAFAAIALDRTRVVYNGDEKSISLSISNENKHLPYLAQAWIEDAQGNKITAPLNVLPPVQRVEAGAKSQVKVQASAATASLPQDRETLFYFNLREIPPRSNKPNTLQIALQTRIKLFYRPAAIALDKTQAAEGDWAEKITLTRQGDKYLVNNPTPYFMTIVEGTAGVKGKPVNFEPLMVGPKSSAAIEASASAFGTSPVLSYVNDYGGRPHIQFSCNGATCTAKLLKEKR, encoded by the coding sequence ATGTTAACGATGAATAAAACGGTTTTCGCTGCCGCGCTAACGCTTACCAGCATAATAGCTTCCCAACAGGCATTTGCGGCAATCGCGCTTGATCGCACCCGCGTGGTCTATAACGGCGATGAGAAATCTATCAGCCTGAGTATCAGCAACGAAAACAAACATTTGCCTTATCTTGCGCAGGCGTGGATTGAAGATGCGCAGGGCAACAAAATTACTGCACCACTGAATGTCCTGCCGCCAGTGCAACGCGTTGAGGCGGGGGCGAAAAGTCAGGTGAAAGTGCAGGCTTCTGCTGCAACAGCCTCTCTGCCACAGGACAGGGAAACCTTGTTCTATTTTAACCTGCGCGAAATTCCGCCGCGCAGCAATAAACCGAACACACTGCAAATTGCATTGCAGACGCGTATCAAATTGTTTTACCGACCTGCTGCCATTGCGCTTGATAAAACCCAGGCAGCGGAAGGCGACTGGGCGGAAAAAATCACCCTGACGCGCCAGGGGGATAAATATTTGGTGAATAATCCGACGCCCTATTTCATGACCATTGTTGAAGGCACGGCAGGTGTAAAAGGGAAACCGGTGAACTTTGAACCGCTCATGGTGGGTCCGAAATCCAGCGCGGCGATTGAAGCATCTGCATCTGCATTTGGCACGAGTCCAGTACTGTCATATGTGAATGATTACGGCGGTCGCCCTCATATTCAATTCAGTTGCAACGGGGCGACTTGCACAGCGAAGTTGCTGAAAGAGAAACGCTAA
- a CDS encoding gamma-glutamylcyclotransferase family protein, which translates to MRIFVYGSLRRKQGNSHWMTNAQWLGDYDIENYQLFSLGHYPGAVPGEGSVVGEVYRIDASTLAELDALRTARGEYKRQLIQTPYGSAWMYVYQRSTEGLTRIESGNWLDR; encoded by the coding sequence ATGCGAATATTTGTCTACGGCAGTTTACGGCGCAAACAAGGTAACAGCCACTGGATGACCAACGCCCAGTGGCTGGGCGATTACGACATCGAAAACTACCAGCTTTTTAGTCTGGGGCACTACCCTGGCGCCGTGCCGGGCGAAGGCTCGGTAGTGGGCGAGGTTTATCGCATCGACGCATCCACCCTGGCGGAACTGGACGCGCTGCGCACCGCGCGCGGCGAGTATAAACGCCAGCTCATTCAGACGCCGTACGGCAGCGCCTGGATGTATGTCTACCAGCGTTCTACCGAAGGGCTTACCCGCATTGAGAGCGGGAACTGGCTCGACAGGTAA
- the tamA gene encoding autotransporter assembly complex protein TamA, whose amino-acid sequence MPQIRNLCWATLLMASASTAAPVRLQVEGLTGALQKNVRAQLSTIQVDEVTPDRRFRARVDDAIRNGLKALGYYEPTIDFELREPPPGGRRQVLLAHVNPGEPVRIAATDVILRGGARDDRAYLDLLKKRPAIGTVLNHHDYDSFKKGLTSVALRRGYFDSEYKKSQLGVSVERRQAFWDIDYDSGPRYRFGDVTFSGSQIREEYLQNLVPFKKGDYYQSSDVAELSRRLSATGWFNSVVVAPEFEKSRQTKVLPLRGVVSPRIKNTVELGAGYSTDVGPRLKANWRKPWINSYGHSLTTSTSISAPEQQLDFSYKMPLLKNPLEQYYLVQGGFKRTDLNDTEADSTTLAVSRYWDLSSGWQRAINLRWSLDHFTQANVTHTTMLLYPGVMLSRTRSRGGLMPTWGDSQRYSIDYSDTAWGSDVDFVVLQAQNVWIRTLYDRHRFVARGNLGWIETNDFERVPPDLRFFAGGDRSIRGYKYKSISPKDDDGKLTGASKLATGSLEYQYNVTGKWWGAVFVDSGEAVNDIKQSNFKTGAGVGVRWQSPVGPIKLDFAVPVGDKEEHGLQFYIGLGPEL is encoded by the coding sequence GTGCCACAAATCCGTAACTTGTGCTGGGCCACGCTGCTGATGGCGAGCGCCTCCACTGCCGCGCCCGTCCGTCTGCAGGTAGAAGGGTTAACCGGTGCGCTGCAAAAAAATGTCCGCGCCCAGCTTTCCACCATTCAGGTTGATGAAGTCACGCCGGACCGCCGCTTTCGCGCCCGCGTCGATGACGCTATCCGCAACGGCCTGAAAGCGCTGGGTTATTATGAACCCACCATCGATTTTGAACTGCGCGAGCCGCCGCCGGGTGGTCGTCGCCAGGTGCTGCTGGCGCACGTTAATCCGGGCGAACCGGTGCGCATTGCCGCAACGGATGTGATCCTGCGCGGTGGGGCGCGCGACGACCGCGCCTATCTGGATCTTTTAAAGAAGCGTCCTGCCATCGGTACGGTGCTGAACCATCACGATTACGACAGCTTCAAAAAAGGCCTTACCAGCGTGGCGCTGCGCCGGGGCTATTTCGACAGCGAATACAAAAAAAGCCAGCTCGGCGTGTCGGTAGAACGCCGCCAGGCCTTCTGGGATATTGATTATGACAGCGGCCCCCGCTATCGCTTTGGCGATGTCACGTTCTCAGGCTCGCAAATTCGCGAAGAGTACCTGCAAAACCTCGTGCCGTTTAAAAAAGGTGATTATTACCAGTCCAGCGATGTGGCGGAGCTGAGCCGTCGTCTCTCCGCGACCGGCTGGTTTAATTCCGTCGTTGTGGCGCCGGAGTTTGAAAAATCCCGCCAGACGAAAGTACTGCCGCTGCGCGGTGTGGTGTCGCCGCGCATTAAAAATACCGTCGAGCTGGGGGCGGGCTATTCCACCGATGTCGGCCCACGCCTGAAAGCAAACTGGCGCAAGCCGTGGATCAACTCCTACGGCCATAGCCTGACCACCTCGACCAGTATCTCAGCACCGGAGCAACAGCTCGACTTCAGCTATAAAATGCCGCTGCTGAAGAACCCGCTTGAGCAATATTATCTGGTGCAGGGCGGCTTTAAGCGTACCGATCTCAACGATACCGAAGCCGATTCCACAACACTTGCCGTGTCACGCTACTGGGATCTCTCCAGCGGCTGGCAGCGCGCGATTAACCTGCGCTGGAGCCTTGATCACTTTACGCAGGCCAATGTCACCCATACCACCATGCTGCTCTACCCCGGCGTGATGTTGAGCCGCACCCGTTCTCGCGGCGGCCTGATGCCGACGTGGGGGGATTCGCAGCGCTATTCCATCGACTATTCCGACACCGCCTGGGGCTCGGACGTCGATTTCGTCGTTCTGCAGGCGCAAAACGTCTGGATACGCACGCTCTATGACCGCCACCGTTTTGTGGCGCGTGGCAACCTGGGCTGGATAGAAACCAACGATTTCGAGCGCGTGCCGCCGGATCTGCGCTTCTTCGCGGGCGGCGACCGCAGCATTCGGGGTTATAAATACAAATCGATTTCGCCAAAAGATGACGATGGCAAGCTGACCGGGGCTTCAAAACTGGCGACCGGCTCGCTGGAATACCAGTACAACGTGACCGGAAAATGGTGGGGCGCGGTGTTTGTGGATTCTGGCGAAGCGGTCAACGACATCAAACAAAGCAATTTCAAAACCGGCGCGGGTGTTGGGGTGCGCTGGCAGTCGCCGGTAGGCCCGATAAAGCTCGATTTCGCGGTGCCGGTGGGCGACAAAGAGGAACATGGTTTGCAGTTTTACATCGGTCTGGGGCCTGAATTATGA
- a CDS encoding fimbrial protein produces MTRLTHCAIALTMVLASGAVRASLQNANPASEFDLGLTGRVSMQGAIVSKACDIAMESRYQSIKMPDDTVGIMKRTGEGITKPFSIHLVNCTFDNGDPDSAPWHFLQVTFDGANDEGLFAVTGEAKGVALEIASKNGEQIYPGKPQSYTEISTDDIRLDYTLRLKANHEDLRPGGYSSVIKYRIDYF; encoded by the coding sequence ATGACAAGACTTACGCATTGTGCGATAGCGTTAACAATGGTGTTAGCGAGCGGAGCCGTGCGGGCATCACTGCAGAATGCCAACCCTGCATCAGAATTTGATCTCGGATTGACAGGGCGGGTCAGTATGCAAGGCGCGATTGTTTCAAAAGCCTGCGATATCGCGATGGAAAGTCGTTATCAGTCCATCAAAATGCCTGACGATACGGTAGGTATTATGAAACGTACCGGGGAAGGAATAACAAAACCCTTTTCCATACATCTGGTTAATTGCACCTTTGATAATGGTGATCCTGACAGTGCGCCGTGGCATTTTTTACAAGTCACGTTCGATGGAGCAAATGATGAAGGGTTATTTGCAGTTACCGGTGAAGCAAAAGGCGTAGCGCTTGAGATTGCCAGTAAAAATGGCGAACAGATATACCCAGGCAAACCCCAATCTTATACAGAAATATCCACGGACGATATTCGACTGGATTACACGTTACGTTTGAAAGCTAATCATGAGGATTTGCGTCCTGGTGGTTATTCTTCAGTAATCAAATACCGCATTGATTATTTTTGA
- a CDS encoding fimbrial protein: MKFSKVSLAAAMGLILATGMANAKDQGHGKVTFTGSIIDAPCSINPDSVDQTVSMGQISNVALKANGNTGTSVPRNFEIKLENCDVSTLKTVKTTFTGAEGAADGSLGITGTAKGASLILTNGDGEQIKLGEASQAHQLQEGNNTLLFSAYLQGDGASATVTPGDFTAVADFTLAYQ; this comes from the coding sequence ATGAAATTCAGCAAAGTTTCTCTGGCTGCGGCAATGGGCCTGATTCTGGCAACCGGCATGGCTAACGCGAAAGATCAGGGTCACGGTAAAGTTACTTTTACGGGTTCTATCATTGATGCGCCGTGCTCAATTAACCCAGACAGCGTTGATCAGACCGTTAGCATGGGCCAGATTTCTAACGTTGCGCTGAAAGCAAATGGTAACACTGGTACTTCTGTACCGCGTAACTTCGAAATCAAGCTGGAAAACTGCGATGTTTCCACGCTGAAAACCGTGAAAACGACTTTCACTGGCGCAGAAGGTGCAGCTGATGGTTCTCTGGGCATCACCGGTACGGCGAAAGGCGCGAGCCTGATCCTGACCAACGGTGACGGCGAACAAATCAAGCTGGGTGAAGCCTCACAAGCGCATCAGCTGCAGGAAGGCAACAACACCCTGCTGTTCTCTGCTTACCTGCAGGGCGATGGTGCGTCTGCCACTGTAACCCCAGGTGATTTCACTGCTGTTGCTGACTTTACTCTTGCTTATCAGTAA